The DNA window TTGAAGCACTAGGTCTCCACGCATCCATCCTGAAAGCCCTGACCGATTCCGGCTACACCACGCCGACGCCAGTCCAGGAGCAAGCTTTGCCTGCCGCAATGGCCGGGAAGGATCTGCTGGTTTCCTCGCAAACGGGCTCCGGCAAGACCGCGGCCTTCATGCTGCCGTCGCTGCATCGCCTGGCCGAACTGTCGCCAGCGGAGTCGGCCGGCCGCACGCCGAACCAGGAAAAGCAAGCCGCCCAGGCACGCGGCGAGCGCCCGCGTTTCAAGGCAGCCCAGCCGAAGATGCTGGTACTGACCCCGACCCGCGAACTGGCTTTGCAGGTCACCACGAACACCGATAAATATGCCGTCAACCTGCGTCGCCTGAAAGCCGTGGCGATCCTGGGCGGCATGCCTTATCCGAAACAGATGCAACTGCTGTCGCGCAATCCTGAGATCATCGTGGCCACGCCGGGCCGCCTGATTGACCACATGGAATCGGGCAAGATCGACTTCTCCCAGCTGGAAATCCTGGTGCTGGACGAAGCCGACCGCATGCTGGACATGGGCTTCATCGACGACATCGAAAAGATCGTCGCCGCCACGCCGGCAACGCGCCAGACGATGCTGTTCTCGGCCACGCTGGAAGGCACCGTCGGCAACATGGCGCGCCGCATCACGAAGGATCCGATGACGATCCAGATCATGCAGGCCGCCAACAAGCACGAAAACATCACGCAACGCGTGCACTTCGTGGACGACCTGTCGCACAAGAACCGCCTGCTCGATCACCTGCTGCGCGATGAATCGCTGGACCAGGCCGTGGTGTTCACGGCCACCAAGCGCGATGCCGACACGATCGCCGACCGCCTGAACATCGCCGGTTTCTCGGCCGCCGCACTGCATGGCGACATGCACCAGGGCGCCCGCAACCGCACGCTGGACAGCATGCGTCGCGGTACCGTCAAGGTGCTGGTGGCAACCGACGTGGCCGCGCGCGGCATCGACGTGCCGACGATCACGCACGTGTTCAACTACGACCTGCCGAAGTTCGCCGAAGACTATGTGCACCGTATCGGCCGCACGGGCCGCGCCGGTCGCAACGGCCTGGCGATCTCGCTGGTGAACCACTCTGAAAACATGAACGTGCGCCGCATCGAACGCTTCACCAAGCAATCGATCCCGGTCAACGTGGTCGAAGGTCTCGAGCCGAAGA is part of the Pseudoduganella lutea genome and encodes:
- a CDS encoding DEAD/DEAH box helicase translates to MSFEALGLHASILKALTDSGYTTPTPVQEQALPAAMAGKDLLVSSQTGSGKTAAFMLPSLHRLAELSPAESAGRTPNQEKQAAQARGERPRFKAAQPKMLVLTPTRELALQVTTNTDKYAVNLRRLKAVAILGGMPYPKQMQLLSRNPEIIVATPGRLIDHMESGKIDFSQLEILVLDEADRMLDMGFIDDIEKIVAATPATRQTMLFSATLEGTVGNMARRITKDPMTIQIMQAANKHENITQRVHFVDDLSHKNRLLDHLLRDESLDQAVVFTATKRDADTIADRLNIAGFSAAALHGDMHQGARNRTLDSMRRGTVKVLVATDVAARGIDVPTITHVFNYDLPKFAEDYVHRIGRTGRAGRNGLAISLVNHSENMNVRRIERFTKQSIPVNVVEGLEPKKSAAPRSAARPGWKPGEGRKPGQRTFTPRDGAPRDGGFARDSSHYRSEGTPFRAEGRPEGGFRKEGAPRPEGGFRREGAPARKEGGGFRRDSAPRSDAPRRPWGER